The Penaeus vannamei isolate JL-2024 chromosome 4, ASM4276789v1, whole genome shotgun sequence genome segment ccattttcccatcagcattgggttaattgataTTTTATAGCAAATATATCAACACTTGATGAATTATATGTCAGTTGAGGAATGTGTATATTGTTAAAATATATTCAGTAATTATATCaaacctgtttatatatattgcaaatattaCTGTCTGAAATAATATTTCATAGATTGACACTTATTTATCAGTATGTGAGTAAGCTAAAAAGTAATACTTGATACTCAACCACATTATATCACCCAACCAGAGCAAAACTCAGAGCCATTGCTGCCTCTGCCTCCAACACATGGGGTCTGTTCTGGCTGGTGTTACTTCTTGGCTATGGCTTGGTGGAAGTTCCGCGCTCCATTTGGCACTCAGCCTCCACTCTGCACACACTCCACCACGCATATTTCCGTGCAGCAAAGCTCTCTCAAGAAAAAGCCGAAGCTAATGAGCACGTCAGTGATTTGCTACAGGTAAAGTATATTATTTATGTAGTTTGctgtttcccttttgtttttgttttttcatcctttccttttgTCCTTTTGTGTAAATAAATTGGTAAACTAAGAGTTCAACATTTTTATATCAGTATCAGATTGAAGGATATTTGTCTCTATATTACCCACACAACCATTGCCATTTCCTTCCTGTGTAACGCTCTCCTTCCACTTTGCAGAGTATGCGGGCCCTAGGAGGAAGCATTGGCTTGGGTCACCCACTACGTGCACATATGGATGTCATTGAAAACAAGGTCCCTTCAGAGCTTCTAGATAGAGTTCGCCAGCACCCTACTCCTGACTCCCCACATGCAGATGTACCCTCCGAAAAGGCACTTGTCAGGTTGCACAAGCAGGTAAGGGATAGGAGTCAAGGTTCTATTATGAGATGAGAGGAAAAGTCAGAGCTGCAGTTGCAGATACCAGAGCAGCCTGAAGGTTACATAAGCTGCTAAAAGAAGTAGTGGGTTAGAATTGACTGTTATATTTCCAAaataggtgggggaagggaagattagAGAAACACACTCCACAAGGAGTCCTGATTTTTTGTGTTGATTTTCTCAGCTTTTTCATCTTTCTGAAGCAAAAATAATCAACGTTTGAGTGATCTTTTTTGTACATTTGATTTAGAGGTAATTTTCAAACAGTTCATTTCTCCTGTAATATTTCTAAATTCATCTTTCCAGTTGATAAAGGCCCTTCAAAACCAGAGACGTGTGGAGACTCAGTGGGGCTTGCTAGTAGAGAACATTGCATACTTGGAAGACACACACCGTAATGCAGTCTCTCATGATACCTCTTTCAAGCACTCAACTCCACCACGAAGGCATTATCTCATCTCTTATGTTTATACCCCTACTGTAGGTTAGTTTAATAGTTTTGGCGTTTAACACCTccatgtatgatatgtatatatgttgctatgtatgtatgtgtatgttttttttttctctctctcttccgtttctttctgttttagtttctttgttatcagtaatttttattttttttctgtttttccatctatttccttttcctcttttcttctttcctcatcctttctcccttttattcctcttcttgctcttctttttgttttttctagcaGCCATTCTCTTTCACTCGACCATTTTCTTATGACAAATACCTAGGAATTAATGGTAAAGCATTAGACTACAAAATGCACAAtcacatttttttgttgttgttgctttttataGAATCATAATACCAGtatcctctttttttattgtgtaaAACCCACCACAAAATTGATCTGCATatgccctctcctctcgccccctagAGTGGCTGTGGCGCTGTCGCATCCGTGGTTACTTACTGCGTTCGGTGGCTGTGTGCTGTGCTCTGGTGTCAGTGGCAGTGGTGTGGTCAGAGCTTACCTTCTTCAGCACATCTCCCACCATCTCACTTTTTGCTGTCTTTGTCAATCTCGCTAAGGCCAGCTATGATTATTTCACCATCGAGGTAAGGGGGAGGCgagatttgtgatttttttatctcagcgtatttatttatttatttttttattgttattgttttttaaaaatattttttacttAATGTAATAGTTATTATTCCTTCATTAGGAAGAGTTGTGGTGCATGGTCAAGAGTACTCAGTATGGCAAAAATGTACCTTAAGAGCCTGCAGATTAAATGTAGGACTAAGAAACACTTCAGCATTTGATCATAGAATTTGTAGTGTTAAAACCAAAGAAAGGACTTACTTTTGCagtatattacatttattttcttactcTAATCaactttaattaaaaaaaattccAGGTCATATCATCCCTAACCATGGCCTACATCGCTCTGTGCGCATATTCAACCCTCTTCAAGATCCGAGTTCTCAACCTGTATTACCTGGCTCCGCATCACCAGACAGATGAGTACTCGCTCATCTTCTCAGGGATGATGCTGTGTCGACTCACCCCTCCCATGTGCCtcaacttcctctccctcattcacatGGACTCGCATGTCATCAAGGTCCACACGGATGAAACACATTATACACAGGTGAGGGGTTgtggggtgtggatggatgggtggaatgGAGTTTGTGATATATAGTGTATTTCATGGGCATTGAtgcctatttatctgtttattattattattattgttattagtagtagtagtagtacgattactattactattattattactattactattattgttactattactgttattattactattactattattattactattactattactattattattactattactattacttctaccattactactactactactactattactattactattagtattagtatggttattattattatcaccaccatcacagtcattattatcatcatcattattgttgttatcagtatcatttatcaatcattatcatttattattatttttattttgtgtgtttgtttgtgtgtgtgtgtggggggggggggtatttcaaAGTAGCCATATTGTCATATTCTTTGAATGATGATTTGTAAAAATTAAGTTAACTTTAGATGAATTTTCCTACTGCTCTCTATCTTCCATATCCATCTTTCATCCACTTTTATCAAAGTTGCCACATATAGGAACATTGCTTCTTCCTTTCTGCAGATAATGGGCCATATGGATGTGATCAAAATTATCAGTGATGGCTTCAACATCTACTTCCCAATGATGATAGTAGCCCTGTGTCTTGCCACTTACTACAGCTTAGGCTCACGGCTCCTCTCTGCACTGGGCTTCCAACAGTTCATGTCAGATGATGACCTCACTTCTGACCTCATCGAAGAAGGAAAGACACTTGTGAATAGAGGTACTTGGGTTTTGGCTCactgtatgtgttttttattgaTGGAAGTTTACTAGTTAAAAGATTTGAAGTAAATTTAGAATATTAAAAGTGTCCTTTGCTTTTTTATTGATCGTAAATAGAGTATAGTTTGTTGGAGGTAGAGGAACGAATTCAAGGATATAACAGGCTTCTATTCAAAGATGTAAGATGAGTTTTGCTTGAATCTCACAAATGAATGATTATTCATCCAATACTCTGAAACACTGCTTGATATTCAGCTTGCTACTAAGAGGAGATGCATTAAATCTAACaggatatttatttatcaatgagTTTGTGCACATTCTAGTGATTATACAAATCCTCTAAAGTTCATACAGCCTCTGCATATTCACCCTCTGTCCACACAAAATCTACGTATGCACAACAGGCTAAGTGATTCACTtgcttacaaaaaaaaatatctggttTATTCCCAACAGAGACTCGACGACGCCAGAGACAAGAAGATAATGCTGCACGTCGCAGGGAGTTTGCAGAGAGGTTTGGGGGTGGTGAGTCATCTGCCAGTATGTACAGGTGAGTGTTCCATAGGTGTAGCGATAAAAGCAAAATAGCTTCTGTGTTCATTAAGAGCTTAGATAATTTGTTCATTAACCCGTTGCATCCAGTTGTGTCAAGGAAATCACGATAAGTGGCTTATGTAAGTAGCCAACATCCTGGGTGTGTGGTGCGTAGACCGGCCATACGCAaacacccatgagcggtgacaagactctgtgcctctgTTTTCCAAAGTTAGTTTGTGTaaatttttttagcttttttgccattttccagtgtccatatttgtcttttgatttgttttatctagatggtaatagcttatttctTTGCAGCAACTCCATATCATATCTCTATATAGTAAATAACTCAGtccaagaaaagaaatatatagaacatttggttatttgtgacatatcatattttttcataattttcaattttccataatTCAACCTGCGCTTCCGATCACGGTAGACAGGAATACGGTGCAAAGCATTGAAATGGCGTTCTCCCTGGAGTCAGTGCTCTTCTAGCCATGGTTTATgcacgttacattccacatttgtttattgatgggaataatgctaaagcccctttctaagcgccaaatgagtcaGATCATACTCAGATAAGTTTGTGCATTCGGTTCACCCGGCCCACGGCCATTTTGCCCAAAGATGGCCTGTTCACGTCTCCCAGCCCTCGACccaaatttttccatgatggGAAAGTAACATCAtctggatcataggggttaagAGTTTAGAAGATATTTTTCACCCCTGATATAACATTGTCTACAAGGATAAATAGATTTTAAATCAGAGGACAAAATAGTGGGAATGTATAATTGAAAATGAGTGATTTGATAAAGCAAGAAGTAccttttaattaattattttatattaaGAATATATTTTGATTTAGCATCTACTCACCTCTTGTTCCAACTCAGATCTGCCCGTCAACGTGCTGAGGAGCTAGTGCGTCCTATGAAACGTGAAGACTCTTCTGAGTCAGCACACCTGGAGCTCCTTGGGGGCTCAGACAACATTGCCGACTACTCTTCCCACACAACCACCTCTTCCTTGACTCTTGAGGATGAGATGGAAGCTGGACGGGGTGGTGCTAGGATCTCTGGTTTTTCTGGCCTGGCACAGTACTCAAGGGCCAGGACTCATAAGCCTGATAAAGGCTTGTTTGATGATGTCTGAGTCAGCCATGGTTTCATTACTGAAGAACCATCATGTCTTGTAATATGGAAGATGTCCATGTTCATGAAAGTTAGAAATGTAGATGGCCATAAGTACTGTGTTCTTTATTTAGTTTATCATATGCAGTGATAACATgtaaattagtgtgtgtgtgtgtgtgtgtgtgtgtgtgtgtgtgtgtgtgtgtgtgtgtgtgtgtgtgtgtgtgtgtgtgtgtgtgagtgtgagtgtgagtgtgagtgtgagtgtgagtgtgtgagtgagtgagtgagtgagtgagtgagtgagtgagtgagtgagtgagcgagcgagcgagtgtgtgagcgtgtgactgagtgtgtgtgtgtgcgcctgtgtgtgtgtgtgtgagtgagtgagtgagtgagtgagtgagtgtgagtgagtgagtgtgagtgagtgagtgagtgagtgagtgagtgtgtgagtgtgtgtgtgagtgtgtgtgtgtgtgtgtgtgtgtgtgtgtgtgagtgtgtgtgagtgtgtgtgagtgtgtgtgtgagtgtgtgtgtgagtgtgtgtgtgagagtgtgtgtgtgagagtgtgtgtgtgagagtgtgtgtgtgagagtgtgtgtgtgagagtgtgtgtgtgtgagagtgtgtgtgtgtgagtgtgtgtgagtgtgtgtgagtgtgtgtgagtgtgtgtgagtgtgtgtgagtgtgtgtgtgtgtgtgtgtgagagtgtgtgtgtgtgagagtgtgtgtgtgtgtgtgtgtgtgtgtgtgtgtgtgtgtgtgtgtgtgtgtgtgtgtgtgtgtgtgtgtgtgtgtgtgtagatgtaggtATGGGTGGGCAGGtaagtgtgtgcttatgtgcatcCTGCCATGCCAAAGTATGTCCAGATATTCAGGATTTTGAGAAGGTTCTTTGTGTCCATATTCCTTCAGAATGTTGCAGCTAGTATCCTTTTTGTTATGTAATCCCATCAACGGCTGCTTCATTGTCTATAGGGCTGTAAAACCAAAAAGATACCTAACGCAGTGAGAAAATAGTGTGAACAacttgtttttgtgttgtgtttatgaAAAGGCTGCAAGCTGAATACCATATAAGGAATAAGACTGAAAGCTTTTCACTCACCAGTACTGATGTCCCCctgttgtctctttctgtctttcccctcttctcata includes the following:
- the LOC113821276 gene encoding LMBR1 domain-containing protein 2 homolog — encoded protein: MGVGPLVVEVLVTFVVAAVVLFHYGNWYRHHIVVTVAVLVAWYFSMLIVFILPLDVSNTIYQNCLPDVADPLKVQKLLPSTPSNLTNETSLLSDPIDDGSIANISVTTVAPSPVPPPIPGCHKPWSFVPAGVFPVFWRVVYWTSQFLTWLILPLMQSYTKAGDFTFSTKLRSALIDNAIYYGSYLLIVGILLLYIALTNLELDGAKLRAIAASASNTWGLFWLVLLLGYGLVEVPRSIWHSASTLHTLHHAYFRAAKLSQEKAEANEHVSDLLQSMRALGGSIGLGHPLRAHMDVIENKVPSELLDRVRQHPTPDSPHADVPSEKALVRLHKQLIKALQNQRRVETQWGLLVENIAYLEDTHRNAVSHDTSFKHSTPPRRHYLISYVYTPTVEWLWRCRIRGYLLRSVAVCCALVSVAVVWSELTFFSTSPTISLFAVFVNLAKASYDYFTIEVISSLTMAYIALCAYSTLFKIRVLNLYYLAPHHQTDEYSLIFSGMMLCRLTPPMCLNFLSLIHMDSHVIKVHTDETHYTQIMGHMDVIKIISDGFNIYFPMMIVALCLATYYSLGSRLLSALGFQQFMSDDDLTSDLIEEGKTLVNRETRRRQRQEDNAARRREFAERFGGGESSASMYRSARQRAEELVRPMKREDSSESAHLELLGGSDNIADYSSHTTTSSLTLEDEMEAGRGGARISGFSGLAQYSRARTHKPDKGLFDDV